From a region of the Streptacidiphilus albus JL83 genome:
- a CDS encoding IS4 family transposase — translation MAKSVTGGTDVFAPGHIGELTQVIPPELVDAVLDETGAREHRLRSLPSRVGVYLVLALGLFEHLGTGLVWGKLTSGLDARTPHPSEKALRDLRRRVGVAPLKRLFDVLAGPLAQPSTPGVRYRRWRTVAFDGCGSLNVPDHERNRSWLGRTQRRHGPAGYPRLMLMTLCETGTRGLIAAVFGSASKGETDYAHDLVGHLTTDMLLLADRAFDSNELLADITAQGAEFLIRATSTRRPPVLALLPDGSYLTRIGGLRLRVIEAEIRSRTADSGDFGGTYRLLTTLKDHRTDPADHLVRLYHERWEIEITYLALRHTLLKGRVLRSKDPVGLSQEMWGLLTLYQALRSVMVTAVETMPGCDPDRAGFTVALEAARDTIVSLVGTTAAAGPGSRPDLVGYIGAHVLRALLPKRRMRLSARIVKCGTSRYAVWNRDGRPRDSTRITAIEITVHPPTLPSAQDLSPTLSGRWGQVCQILAANANQAMHTRDIAQRLGLATTGHRLKGFTAQLCYWARNGRLIRTAPNTYKITLPDTLTPPPKP, via the coding sequence GTGGCCAAGTCTGTCACGGGCGGGACCGACGTGTTCGCGCCTGGTCATATCGGTGAGTTGACGCAGGTCATCCCACCCGAGTTGGTGGACGCGGTACTGGACGAGACGGGGGCTCGCGAGCATCGGCTGCGGAGCCTCCCGTCTCGTGTCGGGGTGTACCTGGTGCTCGCGCTTGGGCTGTTCGAGCATCTGGGCACCGGACTGGTGTGGGGCAAACTCACGTCCGGACTGGACGCCCGGACGCCGCATCCCTCTGAGAAGGCGCTTCGTGATCTGCGCCGGCGGGTCGGCGTGGCTCCGCTCAAGCGGCTGTTCGACGTCCTGGCCGGCCCGCTGGCCCAGCCGTCCACGCCTGGAGTGCGATACCGCCGATGGCGCACGGTCGCCTTCGACGGATGCGGAAGCCTGAACGTCCCCGACCACGAGCGCAACCGGTCCTGGCTCGGCCGCACCCAGCGCCGCCACGGCCCAGCGGGCTACCCCCGGCTGATGCTCATGACCCTGTGCGAAACCGGCACTCGAGGCCTGATCGCCGCCGTCTTCGGCTCCGCCTCGAAAGGCGAGACCGACTACGCCCACGACCTCGTCGGCCACCTGACCACGGACATGCTCTTGCTCGCGGACCGCGCCTTCGACAGCAACGAACTGCTCGCTGATATCACGGCTCAGGGAGCGGAGTTCCTGATTCGCGCGACCAGCACCCGGCGACCACCGGTACTGGCGCTGCTGCCCGACGGTTCCTATCTCACCCGGATCGGTGGTCTCAGGCTGCGGGTGATCGAAGCCGAGATCCGATCCCGGACTGCCGACAGCGGCGACTTCGGCGGGACCTACCGCCTGCTGACCACGCTCAAAGACCACCGCACCGATCCAGCCGACCACCTGGTGCGTCTCTACCACGAACGCTGGGAGATCGAGATCACCTACCTGGCGCTACGTCATACCCTGCTCAAGGGCCGGGTTCTGCGGTCGAAGGACCCGGTGGGCCTCAGCCAGGAGATGTGGGGACTACTCACCCTCTATCAGGCCCTGCGCTCGGTGATGGTGACCGCAGTGGAGACGATGCCCGGCTGCGATCCCGACCGGGCCGGCTTCACCGTCGCCCTGGAGGCCGCCCGCGACACGATCGTCAGCCTCGTCGGGACGACCGCGGCCGCAGGCCCCGGCAGCCGCCCCGACCTGGTCGGATACATCGGCGCTCATGTCCTGCGCGCACTGCTTCCCAAACGCCGGATGCGGCTGTCCGCCCGCATCGTCAAGTGCGGAACCTCCCGATACGCCGTCTGGAACCGCGACGGACGCCCACGCGACAGCACCCGGATCACTGCTATCGAGATCACCGTGCACCCACCCACCCTGCCAAGCGCGCAGGACTTGAGCCCGACCCTCTCCGGACGCTGGGGCCAGGTCTGCCAAATCCTGGCCGCGAACGCCAACCAAGCCATGCACACCCGCGACATCGCACAGCGCCTCGGCCTCGCGACCACAGGACACCGACTCAAGGGCTTCACCGCACAACTCTGCTACTGGGCCCGCAACGGCCGGCTCATCCGCACCGCGCCGAACACGTACAAGATCACCCTTCCTGACACCTTGACGCCACCACCGAAGCCTTAA
- a CDS encoding IS3 family transposase: MFNHEHAVAAHDEGQPPRAALSHITTTLTRTRSPITTTNVAQQLCQVTGINRSTYYAWLAARPAAAERQRAEDDLVDEIRAIHAGSRGAYGVPRVHAALRRAGRGINRKKVERLMRERDIRGITRRRRRHLTQQDTKAAPAPDLVGRDFTAGRPGTKPVGDITYLPTIEGWWYPATVIDLATREVIGYAMAEHHRAELVTDALRMAAGRGQLQPGCIMHSDRGSEYTSGEFRSVIRELGLRQSMGRTGICYDNAAAESFFGLLKAEIGTTVWDSHEAARADVFRFIEGPCCPIG, from the coding sequence ATGTTCAACCATGAGCACGCTGTCGCCGCACACGACGAAGGGCAACCCCCCCGGGCTGCCCTCTCCCACATCACCACGACCCTGACGCGAACCCGCTCACCCATCACCACAACGAACGTCGCTCAACAGCTGTGCCAGGTGACGGGGATCAACCGCTCCACCTACTACGCATGGCTGGCCGCACGGCCGGCGGCAGCCGAGCGGCAGCGTGCCGAGGACGACCTGGTCGACGAGATCCGCGCGATCCACGCCGGGTCGCGCGGTGCGTACGGTGTTCCGCGCGTGCATGCCGCGCTGCGCAGGGCAGGGCGCGGGATCAACCGGAAGAAGGTCGAGAGGCTCATGCGTGAGCGCGACATCCGCGGCATCACCCGCCGCAGGCGCCGCCACCTGACCCAGCAGGACACCAAAGCCGCCCCGGCCCCCGACCTGGTCGGCCGTGACTTCACTGCCGGCCGGCCCGGAACGAAGCCCGTCGGTGACATCACCTATCTGCCGACCATCGAGGGCTGGTGGTACCCGGCGACCGTCATCGACCTGGCCACACGCGAGGTGATCGGGTACGCGATGGCCGAACACCACCGCGCCGAGCTGGTCACCGACGCCCTGCGCATGGCTGCCGGTCGCGGCCAGTTGCAGCCCGGCTGCATCATGCACTCCGACCGCGGCAGCGAGTACACAAGCGGCGAATTCCGTTCAGTGATAAGGGAGTTGGGCCTGAGGCAGAGCATGGGACGAACCGGTATATGCTACGATAACGCCGCAGCCGAGAGCTTCTTCGGACTGCTGAAGGCGGAGATCGGCACCACTGTCTGGGACAGTCACGAGGCAGCCCGCGCCGACGTCTTCCGCTTCATCGAGGGACCCTGTTGCCCAATTGGGTGA
- a CDS encoding IS1182 family transposase, with translation MTRQVAIAAFPKGCLAMRVRDELGPLFADEVFRSAFGVRGRPGISPGQLALVCVLQFAENLTDRQAAHAARARIDWKYLLGSELSDPGFDFTVLTGFRDRLLARGMEETVLDLLLRRLVELGLVAPGGRQRTDSTHVLSAVRDLNRLEFVGETLRATLEAIAVAAPAWLRTWMDPSWQQRYRARVDAYRLPGAQDERDELARQIAIDGYRLLKAVFTPAAPGWLREVPAVAVLRTVWMQQFSRTVTDGIEEVAWRGKEDCPPSRVRVTSPYDVDSRYAVKRGSGWDGYKVHFSETCDDPAEVGRPHVITHVVTTDATVHDAAVVGQIHDRLGDKGLLPSEHLLDSGYISAELLLTSPVERGVEVVGPVRPNSTRQAVQAAGYGKTSFSIDWDARQATCPSGANSRYWTEGYDHSGRLAVRIRFATQTCAPCPVRDQCTRSTRYGRQLTVRPQDQDILLERVRAEQDTDEWRARYAARAGVEGTIHQAVATTGARRTRYASLPKTRLAHIFMAAAINLIRLDAWWNGTPLAPTRTSHLAALDLAA, from the coding sequence GTGACACGGCAGGTGGCTATCGCCGCTTTCCCCAAGGGCTGCCTGGCCATGCGGGTCCGGGACGAGCTTGGCCCACTGTTCGCCGACGAGGTGTTCAGGTCCGCCTTTGGAGTCCGGGGCCGTCCCGGTATCTCGCCGGGGCAGCTGGCCCTGGTCTGCGTCCTGCAGTTCGCCGAGAACCTGACCGACCGCCAAGCCGCGCATGCGGCGCGGGCAAGGATCGACTGGAAGTACCTGTTGGGCAGCGAGCTGTCGGACCCAGGGTTCGACTTCACCGTGCTGACTGGGTTCCGCGACCGCCTCTTGGCGCGCGGGATGGAGGAGACGGTCCTGGACCTTCTGTTGCGGCGATTGGTGGAGCTGGGATTGGTCGCCCCCGGGGGGCGGCAGCGCACCGACTCCACACATGTCCTGTCCGCAGTACGGGACTTGAACCGTCTTGAGTTTGTCGGAGAGACGCTCCGAGCGACCCTGGAGGCGATCGCGGTCGCCGCCCCGGCATGGCTGCGGACGTGGATGGACCCGTCCTGGCAGCAGCGCTATCGCGCGCGGGTGGACGCCTATCGGTTGCCCGGCGCGCAGGACGAGAGGGACGAGTTGGCGCGGCAGATCGCCATTGACGGATACCGGCTGCTCAAGGCAGTCTTCACACCTGCAGCGCCGGGCTGGCTGCGGGAGGTCCCCGCTGTCGCCGTCCTGCGGACGGTGTGGATGCAGCAGTTCAGCCGCACCGTGACTGACGGGATCGAGGAGGTGGCATGGCGGGGCAAGGAGGACTGCCCGCCCAGCAGAGTCAGGGTCACCTCGCCCTACGATGTGGATTCCCGCTATGCCGTCAAGCGCGGATCCGGCTGGGACGGTTACAAGGTCCACTTCAGCGAGACCTGCGACGACCCTGCTGAGGTCGGGCGTCCGCACGTGATCACCCACGTCGTCACCACCGATGCCACAGTCCACGACGCGGCGGTCGTCGGGCAGATCCACGATCGCCTTGGCGACAAGGGCTTGCTACCGTCCGAGCACCTCCTGGACTCCGGTTACATCTCCGCCGAACTGCTGTTGACGTCGCCGGTGGAACGCGGTGTCGAAGTTGTCGGTCCGGTCAGGCCCAACAGCACCCGCCAGGCCGTCCAGGCCGCCGGCTACGGCAAGACGTCCTTCAGTATCGACTGGGATGCCCGGCAGGCGACATGTCCGAGCGGGGCCAACAGCAGGTACTGGACTGAGGGTTACGACCACAGCGGCCGCCTCGCAGTCCGGATCCGCTTCGCCACCCAGACGTGCGCGCCCTGCCCGGTGCGCGATCAGTGCACCCGCTCAACCCGATACGGTCGGCAACTCACTGTCCGCCCCCAGGACCAAGACATCCTCCTCGAACGCGTCCGGGCCGAGCAGGACACCGACGAGTGGAGAGCCCGCTACGCCGCCCGCGCCGGAGTCGAGGGCACCATCCATCAGGCCGTTGCTACCACCGGAGCCCGCCGCACCCGCTACGCCAGCCTGCCGAAGACACGCCTGGCCCACATCTTCATGGCCGCCGCCATCAACCTGATTCGACTCGACGCTTGGTGGAACGGAACTCCACTCGCACCGACGCGCACTTCCCACCTCGCAGCCCTCGACCTCGCCGCGTGA
- a CDS encoding ISL3 family transposase, whose amino-acid sequence MRSIGQQGHVEYNRTRLRKHPEFGYITPLETRARLRQDFTPAAQAHAVQDQGGTSSRVKGSAITRPRDLPIGERGLELVWRKRRWYCREPLCAAKSFTEQVRQVPARARITRRLRDAAGQRVCDAGSTVIQAARDLHLSWPTMMEAFRTVGTEVMTAALEPVAVLGIDETRRGRTQWRQNPDTGRWEPVANQWHTGFVDAFGVQGLLGQVEGRAPSDVLAWLNTTPLQWRKQIRYVAIDMSTSYRAAVRTGLPHATVVVDHFHVVQLANKMLNTVRRRTTASLRGRRGTATDPEWKARRRLLRNREDLTDQQFAAMWNALIDAGTIGMTLLTAWIAKERLRNLLATARTGADFHRIGHLRWKFLTWCADSGIPEVRQLATTVDRWWPEIAAFIATGHSNAKSEGVNRVIKLVARAAHGFRNPANQRLRTRCATTRRARGHLNPTLNPQGSEQTGDRILR is encoded by the coding sequence GTGAGATCAATTGGGCAACAGGGTCATGTCGAGTACAACCGCACCAGGCTCCGCAAACACCCCGAGTTCGGGTACATCACCCCACTCGAAACCCGAGCCAGGTTGCGCCAAGACTTCACCCCCGCAGCGCAAGCACACGCTGTCCAAGATCAGGGGGGAACTTCATCCCGGGTCAAGGGCTCCGCGATCACGCGACCGCGAGACCTGCCGATCGGCGAGCGGGGCCTGGAGCTGGTGTGGCGCAAGCGGCGCTGGTACTGCCGCGAGCCGCTGTGCGCGGCGAAGTCGTTCACCGAGCAGGTCCGCCAGGTCCCGGCCCGGGCGCGCATCACCCGGCGTTTACGCGATGCGGCCGGTCAGCGGGTGTGCGACGCCGGGTCCACGGTCATTCAGGCCGCCCGTGACCTGCACCTTTCCTGGCCCACCATGATGGAGGCCTTCCGCACCGTCGGGACCGAGGTGATGACGGCCGCGCTGGAGCCGGTCGCGGTGCTGGGCATCGACGAGACCCGGCGCGGGCGCACGCAGTGGCGGCAGAACCCGGACACCGGCCGCTGGGAGCCGGTCGCGAACCAGTGGCACACCGGCTTCGTCGACGCCTTCGGTGTCCAGGGCCTGCTCGGCCAGGTCGAGGGACGCGCCCCCAGCGACGTCCTAGCCTGGCTCAACACCACCCCGCTCCAGTGGCGCAAGCAGATCCGCTACGTCGCCATCGACATGTCCACCAGCTACCGCGCCGCCGTCCGCACCGGCCTGCCCCACGCCACAGTGGTCGTCGACCACTTCCACGTGGTCCAGCTCGCGAACAAGATGCTCAACACCGTCCGGCGTCGCACCACCGCCAGCCTGCGCGGCAGGCGCGGGACGGCCACCGACCCCGAGTGGAAGGCCCGACGCCGCCTCCTGCGCAATCGCGAAGACCTCACCGACCAGCAGTTCGCCGCCATGTGGAACGCACTCATCGACGCCGGCACCATCGGCATGACCCTGCTGACCGCCTGGATCGCCAAGGAACGCCTGCGGAACCTGCTCGCCACCGCCCGCACCGGCGCCGACTTCCACCGCATCGGCCACCTGCGGTGGAAGTTCCTGACCTGGTGCGCGGACTCCGGGATCCCCGAGGTCCGCCAACTCGCCACCACCGTCGACCGCTGGTGGCCCGAGATCGCCGCGTTCATCGCCACCGGTCACAGCAACGCCAAGAGCGAGGGAGTCAACCGCGTGATCAAACTCGTCGCCCGGGCCGCCCACGGCTTCCGCAACCCCGCCAACCAACGTTTACGCACACGCTGCGCCACCACCCGCCGAGCCCGCGGACACCTCAACCCCACCCTGAATCCCCAGGGTTCGGAGCAGACCGGTGATCGGATACTGCGTTGA